The proteins below come from a single Drosophila miranda strain MSH22 chromosome Y unlocalized genomic scaffold, D.miranda_PacBio2.1 Contig_Y1_pilon, whole genome shotgun sequence genomic window:
- the LOC117191233 gene encoding uncharacterized protein LOC117191233 yields the protein MSDEAPISDCAPSTSSLPFNAYHIHLPLYIMDMVRVFQDHPSYVDGIQEATTIEMLKKEPFACGDLEAQVKTALMDLTAKGFVRYIGNGYRTLGPIAKLSNSRSARHFNQTWQRIAALQMPHGGSPEASTSSTGNCPQRGSSC from the exons ATGTCTGACGAGGCCCCGATTAGCGACTGTGCGCCGAGCACTTCGAGTCTGCCCTTCAACGCTTATCATATCCACTTGCCGCTCTACATCATGGACATGGTGCGCGTCTTTCAGGATCATCCCAGCTACGTCGATGGCATACAGGAGGCTACTACCATAGAGATGCTAAAAAAGGA ACCATTCGCCTGTGGCGATCTGGAAGCCCAGGTGAAGACAGCCCTCATGGACCTCACTGCCAAGGGCTTCGTACGTTACATTGGCAATGGGTATCGCACGCTGGGACCTATTGCGAAGCTGTCCAATTCCCGATCTGCGCGCCACTTCAACCAGACATGGCAGCGCATTGCCGCCTTGCAGATGCCCCACGGTGGCAGCCCGGAGGCTTCCACCAGCAGCACTGGCAATTGCCCTCAGCGCGGGTCCAGCTGCTAA